The window TTAAATGTGGAATTTGGTTAATGCGTTTACGGGCATCTTTTGCCAAACGAAGCGCATCGCCAATTAAATCATAGCCATGAATTGCTAGCTGACGACGTGCTGTGTCCAGCGAAGCAAGTAATGGATAGGACGTCGAAGTTGTTGTTAGCATCGAGAATACGGCTTGTACACGCTTTGCAGAGACTAGCCCCTCACGCACATTTAAAATCGATGTTTGCGTCATGGAGCCACCAAGCTTATGTACACTTGTCGCAGCCATATCGGCACCTGCTTCCATAGCGGAATAAGGTAGCTCGTCATGGAATTTAATGTGAACACCATGAGCTTCGTCAACAACAACTGGAATATTACGACTATGGACAATTTCAACAATACGTTTTAAATCGGCTGAAAAGCCATAGTAAGTTGGGTTAATAACAAGGACAGCTTTTGCATCCGGGTAAGCATTTAATGCTTTTTCTACTGCTTCTGCCGAAATACCGTGAGAAATACCATACTCGCTATCCACCTCAGGGTGAATAAAAATTGGAATAGCACCAGCGAAAACAATCGCTGACATAATGGATTTATGAACATTCCGTGGTATTAGAATCTTATCACCTGGACCGACGACGGTCAGAATCATCGTCATAATGGCGCCACTAGTACCTTGAACGGAAAAGAATGTATGATCAGCACCAAAGGCTTCAGCAGCAAGTGCTTGTGCCTCTTTGATCGCACCCTTTGGTGAATGTAAATCGTCTAGTGGAGCAATGTTAATTAAATCAATTGATAAAACGTTGTCGCCGACGAATTCTCGGAAAGCCGGATCCATACCGTGCCCTTTCTTATGACCTGGAATATGGAACTGAATTGGATGTCTATTCCGATGTTTTAGTAATACGTCGAACAATGGAGTCTCTAATTGTGACAACGCAGGTACCACCTCACTTTTATAATATCTAAGAAAACAAATGAATTATAGCACCTAACGACATGAAAAAATAGACTTTAATTAAAAAATAAAGGGATTTTTTGATGATTTCGAGAAGATAGTATCGTATGAAAGGGGAGATTTGATGAATTGGGATACACGTATCACAGAACTTTTGAAGGTTAAATACCCAATTGTTCAGGGGGGATTAGCTTATTTAGCATATGCCGATTTAGCAGCGGCAGTGTCGAATGCTGGGGGACTTGGACAAATAACTGCAATGAGCTTGCGTGATGCTGACTTATTACGGGCAGAAATTCATAAGGTACGTACATTAACGGACAAGCCATTTGGTGTAAATTTTGCAATTGGCATGTATGGTACAGGTTATGAGGATATGGTACGTGTAGCAGTCGAAGAACAGGTGCCTGTTGTAACAATGACGGGCGGTAATCCTGCACCAATATTTGAGTTGCTTGCAGGCACGGACATCAAGAAATTAGTACTAGTTGCAGCACGTAGACAAGCTCAAAAGGCTGAAGAGCTTGGAGCAGATGCAGTCATGGTAGTAGGACAAGAAGGTGGTGGTCATCTTGGACGTGATGACATTGGTACAATGGTGCTCGTACCGCAAGTTGTAGATAGCGTAAAAATTCCTGTCATTGCCTCTGGTGGTATTGGTGATGGACGTGGTTGGATGGCCGCACATTCACTTGGTGCTGAAGGAATTGAAATGGGCACACGCTTTATTGCAACAAAGGAATGTATTGATGCATCAGAAGCTTATAAAGAGGCACTAATCGCAAGCTCTGAAGCAGATACAACGGTCATTAAACGCTCCATTGGTGCACCAGCTAGAGCGATACGTAGTGAATTTACAGAGAAAATTTTAGAGATTGAGCGAACAACACCTACTTATGATGCATTGAAAGATTATATAAGCGGTACAGCGAATAAACGTTTTATCTATGATGGTGACAAGAATGCTGGTATTGGTTGGGCAGGACAAGTTACGGGGATGATTCACGATATTCCAACTGTGGATGAGCTGATAACACGAATGGTTGCAGAAGCGGAAAGTATCCGGGTAAAATGGGGACAGTAACGTAAAGGTGGTAATGTCCAAATGGAATATTCTTATCCGTTTTCAATTGATTGGTCGACTGAAGAAATAGTTGATGTTATTAAATTCTTTGAAGGCATCGAGCAGGCCTATGAAAAGGGCATTAAACGTGAAGTGATGATGGCGAAATATCGTCGCTTTAAAGAGATTGTACCTTCGCAAGCCGAGGAAAAAACAATTTTTCGTGAATTTGAAGAAGCGAGTGGCTACGTGAGTTATCCGGTAGTAAAGCAAACAAAAGAGACAGCTGATGGTACAATCATAAAGGTTATTCCGAAGCAACGACGTTAAAAAAGTGTGGATGTGAGAAATACTCACGTCCACACTTTTTTGTCTTGCTTTTTTACAAAGAGTCAATAATGACCTAAAGAAAGTTTCGTTTAGCAATTATTTGGTGTGCATTAACGGATAATAATCAGTGTTAAATATCAAAATTTTGCATAAAATACATCAACAAAGACTTTTATGAAGTAAGCTTACCTCAAGTATGAAAGCCATCGAATTGTCAATTTGAAAATGATGAACTTATAATGTCACATAAGTTCTCACACTATACCTCTGTAGTTGTCATGTTCAATTCTCTAATGAATTAGTTGCTTGGAAGGCTTTTAATTTTGCAGCTTCCTACAAGCACCTTTGAAGTATGAGCTTTGATCCTTCAGATATACCAAATGTTCGGTAATGAATCACCCTCGATAAATTTTTGGCTGTGTCGTATATCCTACCATCATTTGAGATGATGGTGTTTTTTGTATCTGAAAATTTATTTTGAAATTAAACCAAGAAATCATATGAAATTAATCGTTTTCGTATGAAGCATTGTAATTTTTATTTTCCTATGATGATGTTATAGATCGGCAGTAAGCTGCTGAAAGTATCTTCTGCTAATTGATGGAATTGACCGGAAGACAATTTTATAGCTTCATCGCGAGGAATATGTCGGCCTACTAAAAACTCACCTTTTTTAACATCGCGTAGTCGAATAAGTAACTCCTCCAGCTTCTCTTCTTTAGCCTCTTGAATGGAAAAAGCCAACGGGGACATGTGATCACCGGAAACAATGAAATCATTTGGAAGCTGTTGTAACAATGATTTTTTTGTAAGTAGTCTTTCTGCCATCACACTTTTTTGCGGTGCTTCATAAATAATGGCTAATACGATGAATAAATGTGAGCTCCAAAGACCAATCTGAAAGTGAGGCAATGCTTTATAACCTCTTTTGTATGGAGCGAAGGCAACCCAGCTATCTTTTGGCGGATTGACTGTTCGTCGAGCATGTTTAGCAACATGAGGGAAAAATTCTTCTCCAAGCTGACTAGAAAAGAAAGAGGAAAAATCTTCACCTAGTTTATTGAATTTTGGTCGTACACAGGAATTTAAAGCATCCATTCTTTGTTCTAAACCATTTATTTGAAAAACATTGAAATCTTTGGTAGTCCATTTTAGTTTCGGCATTTTTAGTAACTCCTTTCGATTATAAGGTTTATTTTAATAAGAAAATGGGAAAAAATCTTATAACAAGTACTTTAACGAAATCTGATAAGGTTTTGTAACAAAATAAAAAAGGACGTGATTTTTATGAAACAGATCGTAAAAATTATACGAAAAGTTGACATTGAAAAGCAATATGAACACATTTTACAATTAGAATTAGATTATGAATTAGCCTCCTTGTTCGCTGCTATGAATGAGAAAAATGAGCTTGAAATTAAAAAAAGTAAAAAACGTCTGGCTGAAATTCAGATGGAGCTTGAAAGTTTACACGCCTATGCGTAAAAAAAAATTCATACCTATTTAGAATCACTTGCTGAATATTCCGACAGCAGGTGATTTTTGTTGTTATAAAGGGTAAAATAGACAATATATCATAATAGAAACTGTATTTGGTAAAGCTCTATTTTCAAGAAGTTACTGTTTAGCGTTGTTTAAAGATTGATGTCGCATGTTTGAGACGTTGTTTATTCTATTGGCTAACACTTGCGTTTAGTTCTACGACACACAAGGTAGCGATTGTATCTTATATGTAAGAGGCAGTGCTATACTTTGTGATTAGCATTGGAGACTTAGCGATGAAGACAGGTCTACATTTTGTGTGTAAGACAAGGCAGTAACATGATGATGTAAGGAAATTAAGGTTTTATTGATGGGCGTGAATGCGCTTTTCTTATATTCGAAGGGTGGGTTATTATGAGTTTACAACGTATCGATGAATTTGCGAAAAGTATTATTTTTGAAGCGGGTAAACGCATTAGAAATGCTTTTTCGTACAATTTAGTTATCGAAACAAAATCTAATGCAAATGATCTTGTTACAAATATTGACCGTGAAACAGAATTATTTTTTATAGAAAAAATCAAAATGTTCGACCCGACCCATAAAATCTTAGGTGAAGAGGGGATGGGGGAGGAAGTCGAATCGTTAGAAGGTGTTGTTTGGATTATTGATCCGATCGACGGCACCATGAATTTTGTTAAGCAACATCGTCACTTTATGATTTCAATAGGGATATTTATTGACGGTATTGGTAAGCTTGGTTACATATTCGATGTTATGCGTGAAGACTTATTCTATGCAGTAGCTGGCGAGGGAGCTTGGTACAATGATTCACCGCTACGTAAATTGCAGTCAGTCACAATTGAAGAATCAGTGATTGGAATTAATGCAAGTTGGGTAGCGCCAAATCGACATATCCATCATGAAAAGGTAATTGAATTGATTCGGAAAGTTCGTGGTACGCGTTCATATGGCTCGGCAGCTATGGAAATAGCTTTTGTTGTGAGTGGTAAGCTTGATGCGTATGTATCCATGCGCCTCTCTCCATGGGATATTGGCGCTGGTACGATTATCGCTACGGAGGTGGGGGCAATTGCGACGAATTTACATGGAGAAGGTTTTGATTTCCTACATCAAGATACTTTCATCATAGCTAACCCTTCCATCCATAAAGAGTTATTAGAAAAATATATTGTGCCTTATCGCTAAGAAAGGAGCTGTCCAAATAGTGGACAGCTCCTTTCCTATATGGCGAAACTAAAAGTAATTTAGCAAACAAACGACTTATATACGCTGTGAGCTATATCGACATTTGTTGTTACATTAAAGTAAACCTTGTTCACGTAGTTTACGTTTCATTTTAAAGGCTGTCATGAAAATGACACAAGTAGCCACAATGCCTGCTAATATGCCAAATCCACTACCAGCTGCTACGGAATAACCGATAGCGCACATTGCTAATATAGCTGCCAATGCATAAATGGCCATTACGAATTTTGCACGATTCATAGCCGAGCCTCCTATATAAATTTTTGAAATAAAAATATTTTTTTAGAATGATAGAAATTCTAATAAGGACAATTACGTCCTTCATGTGCTATAATATCACAGTTAAACATACGAAAAAAGAATATGGAGTGGAATAATGACAAACTTACGTCAAGATCTTCGCAATATCGCAATAATCGCCCACGTTGACCATGGTAAAACTACTTTAGTCGACCAATTACTAAAACAATCAGGTACATTCCGTTCAAACGAACGTGTTGAAGAACGTGCAATGGACTCTAATGATATTGAACGCGAACGTGGTATTACGATTTTAGCTAAAAATACAGCAGTAAACTATGAAGGAACTCGTATCAACATCCTTGATACGCCTGGACACGCTGACTTCGGTGGTGAGGTAGAACGTATTTTAAAAATGGTAGACGGCGTTTTACTAGTTGTCGATGCGTATGAAGGTTGTATGCCTCAAACACGTTTCGTACTGAAAAAAGCATTAGAACAACGCTTAACACCAATCGTTGTTGTGAACAAAGTAGACAAAGATTCAGCTCGTCCACTAGAAGTAGTAGATGAAGTACTTGAATTATTCATCGAGCTAGGTGCAGATGAAGACCAATTAGACTTCCCTGTTGTTTATGCTTCAGGTGTAAATGGTACAGCTTCTTTAGACGCTGATCCATCTAAACAAGAAGAAAATATGAAATGTCTATTCGAAAAAGTTATCGAATCTATTCCGGCACCAGTTGATAACTCAGAAGACCCATTACAATTCCAAGTAGCTCTACTTGACTATAATGACTTCGTTGGACGTATCGGAATTGGTCGCGTATTCCGCGGAACAATTTCTGTAGGTCAACAAGTTGCATTGATGAAATTAGACGGTACAGTGAAAAACTTCCGTGTAACGAAAATCTTTGGTTTCTTCGGCTTAAAACGTGAAGAAGTAGAGACAGCAAAAGCTGGTGACTTAATTGCCGTTTCAGGTATGGAAGACATCAACGTAGGTGAAACAGTTTGTCCTGTTGAACATCAAGAAGCGCTTACACCATTACGTATCGATGAGCCAACGTTACAAATGACTTTCTTAGTAAACAATTCTCCATTCGCAGGCCGTGAAGGGAAATGGGTTACTTCTCGTAAAGTGGAAGAGCGTTTACGTGCTCAATTACAAACGGACGTATCTTTACGTGTTGAAGATACTGATTCTCCAGACGCATGGACAGTTTCAGGTCGTGGGGAACTTCACTTATCTATCTTGATCGAAAATATGCGTCGTGAAGGCTTCGAATTACAAGTATCTAAACCACAAGTAATCGTGCGTGAAATCGACGGTGTAAAATGTGAACCATTCGAACGCGTTCAAATCGATGTTCCTGAAGAAAATGTTGGTTCAATTATCGAATCGATTGGTACACGTAAAGGTGAAATGCTTGATATGGTGAACAATGGCAGTGGCCAAGTTCGTTTAACATTCTTAGTACCGGCACGTGGATTAATTGGTTATACAACTGAATTCATGTCGATGACAAAAGGTTTCGGTATTATCAACCACACGTTTGATTGCTACCAACCGCTATTACCAGGTAAAATCGGTGGTCGTCACCAAGGTGTGCTAGTTTCAATGGAAACTGGTAAATCAACTACTTATGGTATGATGCAAATTGAAGACCGTGGTACACTATTCTTAGAGCCAGGTACAGATATTTACGAAGGTATGATTGTTGGTGAAAATACACGTGACGCTGATATCACTGTAAACATCACAAAAATGAAACAAAAAACTAACATCCGTTCTGCAAATAAAGACCAAACGAATGTAATTAAAAAACCACGTATCTTATCTCTAGAAGAAGCACTTGAATATCTAGGTGATGATGAGTACTTAGAAATCACACCAGAATCTATTCGCCTTCGTAAACAAATTCTAGATAAAAACGAACGTGAGAAAGCAGCGAAAAAATTACGTAACGCAGAACAATAATTTTCCGCTGGCATGAAAGGAAGAGGATGAACGATGTTGAATTGGTTGTTACTCAACTCTATTCAAGCATCTGAAATGAGAGAAGGAACAGAGGCTGAAGTATTAGAAGATTTAACAGGTATTAGCCGTTTCATTTATGAAAATGCACCGAATTATACAGTAGCAGGGTATATAGCTTTCTTCTCCGTATTTATTTTATGTGCAATTGTTTATCAATTAGGCTTTGCACGAAAATTAAATTTAAAGCAAAATATTGTTGTGTACCTCTGTTTATTTATTGGATGTATTTTTCTTACTTTCTTCGCTCTATCATTACCAATGATGGAGGGGTTAATTGTTGCAGCATTATTTTTGGGTATTTATAAAATTCGCTTAGCTAGGGAAAATAAAGAAGCCTAAAGGTTAAAGATTAAACAAACCAGTTGGATGATGATGTGTCATCATTCCAACTGGTTTGTTTTTTCTGTTTGAATTTTTCTCCTATCTATAGTTCATTATATACTCTTCTATTACTCAAGATTACCTCTATATTTATAGATTTTAACTAACTATATGCCACGTTTTACGAACTGTTTTAAATGACAATTTTAATTTCTCTCATAAGATAACACTCCTTGATTTATACCAACTTTACTTTTTGAACTTACAACTTTATACGTATATAGAAGGTTGATTTGTTAGTTTTCTACAGCTGAAATGCTGCGATCTTCTGAAAATATTGAATTAAACACTAAAACCACCATACAAAAATATTACTTTTACATGGTGGTTTTAAGCTAGGAGGCCTAATTGAATGACTCCAAATTATACTAATGCAAGAGATATATTATTTACTATAAATCCTAATTAATTAAGATTCCAGGTGAAGTGAGCGTTAGTTCAAAGAAATATTACCAGTTCCACTACATTTATTTGTATCACCAGTACAATACAAAGCTAACTTGTGCTTTGTATTACTATTTGTGTTAACCCATTTGCCAACAGCTTCTCCAGGTCTAATAGTGTAAGTATCACTGTCTAAGGCACCATTTGCATTATGAATTTGCCAAATGATATCTACAGATCCATAATTTTTAAGAAGAATAAAAACTTTAGAGGATGCATTGACTGAGTTCGAAGAATTATAAGTAGTAGAAGAACTTACACTAACACCCTCCGATGTAGAAGCAAAGGCATTATCTGCATTATAAGTATAGAAAGACATAATAAGTACTAATGGCATTACAAATTTTAATATTTTTTTCAATTAATTTCTCTCCTTTAAAGATATTTTTTTAGGATAAATACAATATATGAATTTACTGTATATTTAAGTAAAAATATAACCCTTGCATACTTAAATTACCATATATAAACATATTAGGCAAATGTATTTATATATAAAAATAATTCCTTTTTGTTTGTTTTTCTAGTGTTTCTCATGAGACTTTAATTATTAATTGGAGTTGTACATTAACATTTATTTTTATTTCTGCACTCAAAACGCTATGTGTGAATAAGTTAATGTCGATAGGTAATTTCATCAATCAAGGAGGAAATGGAATGCGTTGGCTTAAAAAAGGTTTTTTATTTAGTGGAATTGCTTTGTTGCTCCTTTCATTGGCGGCGTGTAATAAAGCTGAGCTCGAAAAAGTCAAAGTTGGAGAAGTGACGCGCTCGATTTTCTATGCACCGCAATATGTAGCTCTTGAAAAAGGTTTTTTTGAAGATGAAGGTCTTTCGGTAGAGCTTCAAACAATAGCAGGCGGTGATAAGACGATGACAGCGTTACTTTCGGATGGCATTGATATTGCCTTAGTTGGCTCAGAAACATCTATATATGTAACAGCACAAGGCTCAAATGACCCGATTCAAAACTTTGCGCAATTAACGCAAACAGATGGCACATTTTTAGTTGCACGTGAGAAGATGGAGAACTTTTCGTGGGAAGACTTAAAAGGGTCAACCTTCTTAGGGCAACGTAAAGGTGGAATGCCACAAATGGCGGGTGAGTTTGTGTTGAAAAAACATGGCATTGATCCTTCAAGTGATTTAACACTCATTCAAAATATTGATTTTGCTAATATTTCTACAGCATTTGCTTCTGGTACTGGCGATTTTGTTCAGTTATTTGAACCAACTGCTAGTGTATTTGAAAAAGAAGGTAAGGGTTATATTGTTGCTTCATTCGGCACTGAATCAGGCCTTTTACCGTATACTTCTTTTATGGCGAAAAGCAGTTATTTAGAGGATGATGCAAAAACAGTCCAAAGCTTTACAAATGCGCTGAAGCGAGCGCAAGATTTTGTGCAGGAAAAAAGTTCAGCAGAAGTGGCGAAAATTATTCAATCCTATTTTGAAAATGTCGATGTAGCTTTAATTGAAACAGTTGTTGAGCGCTATAAATCTCAGGGCTCATATGCCACTGATCCAATTTTAGATGAAGATGAATGGGATAACCTACAAACGATCATGGAGGAAGCAGGTGAACTTCCCCAACGTGTAGATTATGAAGAGCTTGTTAATACAACTTTTGCTAAAAAGGCCGCAGAGTAATGGGATTTTTAGAGCTCGAGCATATTCACCATAGTTATTATTCAAGTACGCAGGCGAAAGAAGTTTTACGTGATATTAACTTAACTATTCAAGAGGGTGAGTTTGTATCTTTTATAGGGCCAAGTGGCTGTGGTAAAACGACCCTATTGTCAATAATAGCTGGATTATTCCCATCCACGGAAGGTAAGGTATTTATTGATAAGGAGGAAATTTCTCCTCATAATCAGTCACTCATTGGCTATATGTTGCAACAAGATTATTTATTTCCATGGAAGACCATTGAAGAGAATGTCACAATTGGTTTAAAAATAATCGAACGTAACAAAAAATCACATAAGGTGACAGCGAATGCACTTTTACAAGAGATTGGTTTGCCGCATGTGGGCAGCTATTATCCGAGAGAGTTATCGGGTGGGATGCGTCAACGTGTAGCCCTAGCAAGGACACTGGCAGTTAATCCAAAAATCTTATTGCTAGATGAACCGTTTTCTGCACTTGATTATCAATCAAAATTAAAGCTTGAGGACTTAGTCGTTGAAACATTAAAGGCGTATCATAAAACAGCGATTCTCGTGACACATGATATTGGTGAGGCAATTGCAATGAGTGAACGAGTGTTTCTCTTTTCAGCAAACCCGGGTACTTTGCATAGAGTGTTTGAAATACCGACAGAATTACAAGAGTTATCACCATTTGATGTAAGACAACATCCGGCATATTCAGAAGTATTCCAAACAATTTGGAAGGAGCTGGAGAGTCTTGGATAACACACTATTTAAACAATATCTGCAATTGCTTAAAAAGGAAAAGCGTTTTGTTCGTTTATATCAACTTATCATCTTACTCGTATTTTTTGGCGGATGGGAGTTATTTTCAAGACTTGAATGGATTGATCGTTTAATTTTTAGTTCGCCGACTCGCGTGTGGCACACATTTATAGAAAAAGTGAGTGATGGTTCGTTAACATTACATGTCGGTGTGACGCTTATGGAGACGATTATTGGCTTTATAGCGGGGACTTTACTAGGTACTCTAATCGCAACGGTACTTTGGTGGTCACCTATGCTTTCAAAGGTACTAGATCCATATTTAGTAATTTTAAACGCGATGCCAAAAGTTGCTCTCGGACCGATACTGATTGTCGCACTCGGTCCAGGATACTTTTCAATCATCGCCATGGGTGCACTGATTTCGATTATCATTACAACTATTGTTGTTTATACCGCCTTTAAGGGAGTTGACCCGAACTATAGCAAAGTTTTACAAACATTCGGAGCGACTAGATGGCAAACATTTAAAGAGGTCATTTTACCTGCATCATTTCCAACAATTATTTCAACATTGAAAGTCAATGTTGGGTTATCATGGGTCGGAGTTATCGTAGGAGAGTTTTTAGTGGCATCGAAAGGACTCGGCTATTTAATCATTTATGGCTTCCAAGTGTTTAACTTTAACCTTGTGTTAATGTCGTTGCTTATTATCGCTTTTTTTGCGACTATTATGTATCAAGTTGTCGAATTGATTGAGAGGGCAATTATAAAAAATAATGATTAATCAACGAAGGAGATGTCTCAAATGATTTTTGAGACATCTCCTTTTTTTATTCCCAATGAACCTTAAAACTCTTTATCCATATGTGGAGACGTACGATAGAAGCGGAAGTTACCCGTTTCTATTCGTGACATTGTATTTTGTTTAATACGATCATGGCATGTGTCGCACATATACGTATGAATCGGTCGATTGCGTAATTTTTTTGCTAACGGTAAATCATCATCTAACTGGTTAATTGTATCGCAAATGACACATTTTACGCGCATAGCATACCCTCCCTATTCTGCACGAATGGCTAACACATTTTTAATAGGATTGTCTACATTTGTTCCGTCTCCGAACAACACATGAACAGGTCCATCATCATTTAATGGCTTACCGTCTTGGCTATATTTAAAAATAAGCGTATTTGCTTCTTCAATCGTAAATGTATGTTCTTTATCTTCTTGACATTCGATGACGATTTTTGTCGCTTCTGGTTTAATTTCAGCATTTTTCAAAAAATGACTTAATTCGATGCCAAAAGTGCCCGTTTCCATCCCTTTACGGTCGAATTTTCGCTCGGATTTTAATGTTGGTGGGAAAGTAGCACCTTCCATAATTTCACGTGACCAGTGGGCACCAACCTCACGCATATATTTTGTATCCGCATCTTCCTCGTCTTTTTTTGTGTGGAAGTATGTGTTTAAGTCTAGTTTAC of the Lysinibacillus fusiformis genome contains:
- a CDS encoding peptidyl-prolyl cis-trans isomerase, whose amino-acid sequence is METIIPIKGAVSFQLTLDPTVWIFDDRKLDLNTYFHTKKDEEDADTKYMREVGAHWSREIMEGATFPPTLKSERKFDRKGMETGTFGIELSHFLKNAEIKPEATKIVIECQEDKEHTFTIEEANTLIFKYSQDGKPLNDDGPVHVLFGDGTNVDNPIKNVLAIRAE